From the Bacillus tuaregi genome, one window contains:
- a CDS encoding LCP family protein — translation MSRAKKKRKIRWGRILCAFFFLGVFMVGLFHIIQYISETIIAFNQPLKKIEQQHQSFQGEVKHQSLEPVNILLLGSDTRGEEQARTDTIMVAHYNPQTHQVKLISLMRDMYVSIPDYGQHKLNTSFSHGGPDLLRSTIKENFGLDLHYYAIVDFKGFEKAVDILAPNGIEVDVPYEMSYGIGMTLEEGKQHLNGEELLGYVRFRHDRLSDFGRIQRQQEVIAKLKEEAVSINSIANLPKLIELLHTYVDTNIDTSTLLQVGKSLVAEKDGSVETLRIPEDGSFQNNRFEGIGDVLEVDFEQNQKSIRTFLAKEK, via the coding sequence TTGTCACGAGCAAAAAAGAAAAGAAAAATCAGATGGGGTAGAATTCTTTGTGCCTTCTTTTTTCTGGGTGTCTTTATGGTTGGTCTTTTCCATATCATCCAGTACATAAGCGAAACGATTATAGCCTTTAACCAGCCGCTGAAAAAGATAGAGCAACAACATCAATCATTTCAAGGTGAGGTAAAGCATCAAAGCCTAGAGCCTGTTAATATTCTTCTATTAGGAAGCGACACCCGTGGCGAAGAACAGGCCCGCACGGATACGATTATGGTTGCTCATTACAATCCGCAAACCCATCAGGTAAAGCTTATCTCTCTCATGCGTGATATGTATGTCTCGATACCTGATTATGGCCAGCACAAATTAAATACTTCCTTTTCACATGGAGGCCCGGATTTACTACGAAGCACAATTAAAGAAAATTTTGGGCTTGATCTTCATTATTATGCCATTGTTGATTTTAAAGGCTTCGAAAAAGCGGTAGATATCCTAGCGCCAAATGGAATTGAAGTAGACGTACCCTATGAAATGTCCTATGGAATTGGCATGACGTTAGAAGAAGGAAAGCAGCATTTAAATGGAGAGGAGCTACTGGGGTATGTTCGATTTCGTCATGACCGGCTAAGTGATTTTGGTCGAATCCAAAGGCAGCAGGAGGTCATCGCGAAATTAAAAGAGGAAGCCGTAAGCATAAATAGTATCGCAAATCTTCCTAAGCTTATAGAGCTGTTACATACATATGTAGATACGAATATCGATACCTCTACCCTTTTACAGGTTGGAAAAAGCCTCGTAGCAGAGAAGGATGGAAGTGTCGAAACCTTGCGCATTCCAGAGGACGGCAGTTTCCAAAATAACCGTTTTGAAGGAATTGGGGATGTATTAGAAGTTGATTTTGAGCAAAATCAGAAAAGTATTCGCACCTTTTTGGCAAAAGAAAAATGA
- a CDS encoding PNPOx family protein encodes MAKVQEVLDSTIVNLLKEETIVQLITINAETKKPELTVVSWVLATEDGKQVKIAVGHKGSSINNIQADPAVTLGIIGPESCYSVQGTASVSDVFQGTMKYRVITVDVEEVEDVMFYGGKLTSLPKYEKTYDAALAKKLDDEVYELLSK; translated from the coding sequence ATGGCAAAGGTTCAAGAAGTACTAGATTCAACTATCGTTAATTTATTAAAAGAGGAAACAATCGTTCAATTAATTACGATTAATGCGGAAACGAAAAAGCCGGAGCTGACGGTTGTATCCTGGGTGCTGGCAACAGAGGATGGTAAACAAGTTAAAATTGCCGTTGGACATAAGGGATCTAGTATTAATAATATACAAGCAGATCCAGCTGTTACTTTGGGAATCATCGGCCCTGAAAGCTGCTATTCAGTGCAAGGCACTGCATCCGTATCAGATGTTTTCCAAGGTACCATGAAGTATCGAGTCATTACCGTTGATGTAGAAGAGGTAGAAGATGTGATGTTCTATGGTGGAAAATTAACATCACTTCCTAAATATGAAAAAACGTATGATGCAGCCTTAGCGAAGAAATTAGATGACGAGGTTTATGAATTATTAAGTAAGTAA
- a CDS encoding YitT family protein, whose protein sequence is MIIGSILLGIGINGFLVPHQLLDGGIIGIALILHYYFDVHAGLWSALLSVPLIIYAWIKDRKQFHGSFYGMIVTAVFIDLLAPFQFYLPIWLSAILGGAICGIGVGLMLRYKTSTGGTDLIAYFIAKATPLNIGFLIAFMDALIVLLGYQTLGLQSVVFSTITILTAGFLASICYEEM, encoded by the coding sequence ATGATAATCGGAAGTATTCTGCTTGGGATTGGGATTAATGGATTTTTAGTTCCTCATCAATTACTTGATGGGGGTATTATTGGCATCGCTCTTATTCTTCATTATTATTTTGATGTCCATGCAGGACTTTGGTCGGCATTACTAAGTGTCCCATTAATTATTTACGCATGGATCAAGGATCGAAAACAGTTTCATGGCAGCTTTTATGGGATGATTGTGACGGCTGTTTTTATTGATTTACTTGCCCCTTTTCAGTTTTATCTCCCCATTTGGCTGAGTGCGATTCTAGGCGGTGCCATTTGTGGAATAGGTGTCGGCTTAATGCTACGCTATAAGACAAGTACAGGTGGAACCGACCTAATCGCCTATTTTATTGCAAAAGCAACACCTTTAAATATTGGCTTTCTTATTGCCTTCATGGATGCGTTAATTGTTCTGCTTGGCTATCAAACCTTGGGCCTCCAAAGTGTTGTTTTCTCAACGATAACGATATTAACTGCTGGCTTTCTTGCGTCCATCTGTTATGAGGAAATGTAA
- a CDS encoding hydantoinase/oxoprolinase family protein gives MAKSQILAIDAGGTMTDTFIIDEKGDFVVGKAQTTPMDEHIGLLNSARDALSQWDAKMEDEFPNLLAGVYSGTAMLNRLVSRVGRRVGLIVNKGMEDNHRMGRGLQSFLGYSYSDKIHINTHHFDPPLVPRKWTVGVTERVDLFGNVVIPLYEHEIEPAIQKLIDEDVEAIVISLLHSYKYPAHERKIRDIAEQIVAKSNKDIKVFATVDYYPVRKESHRTNTTIVEAYAAEPSRQTLANIDTALREAGTDFDLRIMASHGGTISIKANELARTCVSGPIGGMVGAKYLAEQLGLKNVACSDIGGTSFDIGLITQGELAINASPDMARLVLSLPLVSMDTTGAGTGSFVRIDPNYGNITLGPDSAGSRVGVCNPEGGLDTVTVSDCHVVLGLINPDNFIGGVIKLSKAKAYEAVKKQIADPLGLSVEDAAYGVIELLESQLRNYLESMILGKGYSPSQYVCFSYGGGGPLHTAGYTKGLGFEDVLIPAWAAGFSAFGCGAADFEYRYDKTLDLNVDDGAEDSDVLLAGRELQAAWEELKTKVTEEFRKNDYQPEDVDFRLLYRMQYQGQLNDLEIEAPISAFRSTDDWESLVKTFEETYARVYAKSALSPELGYSITGAIVRGVVEVAKPQIPQEPLAGETPPRDAFLGNRQIYWNGEYLQADIYEMEKLLPGNRISAFSILESTATTLVVPLGFEAYLDQNRIFHLRELK, from the coding sequence TTGGCCAAATCTCAAATTCTAGCTATTGATGCCGGCGGTACCATGACAGACACGTTTATTATTGATGAAAAAGGAGATTTTGTCGTCGGGAAGGCACAAACTACTCCGATGGATGAACACATTGGACTATTAAACTCTGCTCGAGATGCTTTGAGCCAATGGGATGCGAAAATGGAGGACGAATTCCCGAACCTTTTAGCCGGGGTTTATTCTGGGACGGCTATGCTCAATCGTCTTGTTTCAAGGGTAGGACGACGTGTGGGATTAATTGTGAATAAGGGGATGGAGGATAACCATCGAATGGGGCGCGGATTGCAGTCCTTTCTTGGCTATTCCTATTCGGACAAAATTCACATCAATACCCATCACTTTGATCCGCCGCTTGTACCAAGAAAATGGACGGTTGGCGTTACTGAGAGGGTCGATTTGTTTGGTAACGTAGTCATTCCGCTTTATGAACATGAAATTGAACCAGCGATTCAAAAATTAATTGACGAGGATGTAGAAGCGATTGTCATCAGCCTCTTGCATTCCTATAAATATCCTGCCCACGAAAGAAAGATTCGTGATATCGCAGAACAAATTGTCGCAAAGTCCAATAAAGACATTAAAGTGTTTGCCACGGTTGATTATTATCCGGTGCGTAAGGAATCTCACCGTACCAATACAACGATTGTTGAGGCCTATGCGGCCGAGCCTTCTCGTCAAACGCTGGCCAACATTGATACAGCCTTAAGGGAAGCGGGGACTGATTTCGATTTAAGGATTATGGCCAGTCACGGCGGTACGATCTCTATTAAAGCTAATGAATTGGCAAGAACCTGTGTATCTGGTCCAATCGGAGGAATGGTGGGTGCCAAATACCTAGCCGAGCAGCTTGGCTTGAAAAATGTTGCCTGCTCCGATATTGGCGGAACAAGCTTTGATATTGGTCTAATTACACAAGGAGAATTAGCAATTAATGCAAGTCCTGATATGGCGCGTCTCGTATTGTCCTTGCCTCTTGTATCAATGGATACAACCGGTGCGGGTACAGGAAGCTTTGTTCGTATTGATCCGAACTATGGAAATATTACACTTGGACCAGACAGTGCCGGTTCACGTGTAGGAGTTTGTAACCCTGAAGGCGGTTTAGACACTGTAACCGTTTCAGATTGTCACGTCGTTCTGGGTCTCATCAATCCAGATAATTTCATTGGCGGTGTCATCAAGCTTTCGAAGGCAAAGGCCTATGAAGCGGTGAAGAAACAAATTGCCGACCCGCTTGGGCTTTCAGTAGAGGATGCAGCCTACGGGGTTATCGAGCTGCTAGAATCACAGCTTCGTAACTACCTCGAATCTATGATTCTAGGAAAAGGTTATTCTCCTTCACAATATGTTTGCTTCTCCTACGGTGGCGGCGGTCCGTTACACACTGCCGGTTATACAAAGGGACTTGGCTTTGAGGATGTTCTTATTCCAGCCTGGGCAGCAGGTTTCTCGGCATTTGGCTGTGGGGCAGCAGATTTCGAGTATCGTTATGACAAAACATTGGATCTTAACGTGGATGACGGGGCAGAGGATTCCGATGTTCTTCTCGCTGGAAGAGAGTTGCAGGCTGCGTGGGAGGAATTAAAGACAAAGGTGACAGAGGAATTTAGGAAAAATGATTATCAGCCGGAGGATGTGGATTTCCGTCTTCTCTATAGAATGCAATACCAGGGTCAATTAAATGACCTTGAAATCGAGGCGCCAATCTCAGCCTTCCGTTCAACGGATGATTGGGAAAGTCTTGTCAAAACCTTTGAAGAAACATATGCCAGAGTTTATGCCAAATCAGCGCTTTCACCGGAGCTTGGCTATTCGATTACAGGTGCGATTGTTCGCGGCGTGGTTGAAGTGGCAAAGCCGCAAATCCCACAGGAGCCATTAGCCGGTGAGACACCGCCGCGTGACGCCTTCTTAGGTAATCGTCAAATCTATTGGAATGGCGAGTATCTCCAGGCTGATATTTATGAAATGGAAAAATTACTGCCAGGCAACCGGATTTCAGCGTTTTCGATTCTAGAATCCACAGCCACTACATTGGTCGTTCCGCTAGGCTTTGAAGCTTATCTCGATCAAAATCGTATCTTTCATTTAAGAGAATTGAAGTAA
- a CDS encoding sigma-54-dependent Fis family transcriptional regulator has product MENPFLAIFSTQDLSNKVSEIKHKWEAFITNPHNSENLQKAVRQEILNSWSRCQSNGINPEQQQARAALTSFELEALLSESDLYHAAKPIIDSIYDKLIGTGYLITLNDESGKMIYLKGEKDLIRKTEKVNFLPGMDWSESAAGTNAIGTSIVSKKPIQVFSAEHFCEGFHPMTCSASPIIHPYTKNAIGAIDFTGFWPSTQPHTLGLAVSLAQMIEQQLLIMYRRKYSQLEDYYHQYSGKWRDHAALVISSEAVLVNGDQALLTALHLKKETTFDNHLKMKKLLQNPAHFFKQADTFQFIHLDPIVINNEEIGYVALLKNKTETASNSLHESRHHQLIGESAELKDILYKCRQISSVTTPILLTGETGTGKELIAKYIHDVSTRCDKPFIAINCGAIQKELIGSELFGYESGTFTGGKKEGKKGKFEEANGGTIFLDEIGEMPLDLQVHLLRVLQEKEFTRLGSSKTIKTDVKVIAATHRDLEKLIEAGLFRSDLFFRLNVISFHVPPLSERKADILPITNHYLHVFAEKYHKPMPFRLAEKTKDFFLTYSWPGNIRELRNALEHAVIFSLSAKIEQSDLPAYLASFHIQTESSKTEHSSLSIMEKTEKEQIRKLLIQSKWNISAVAKELKVARSTLYRKLKKYQLQEVGNAPI; this is encoded by the coding sequence TTGGAAAACCCTTTTCTCGCTATTTTTTCCACACAGGATCTATCGAATAAAGTGAGTGAAATCAAACATAAATGGGAAGCCTTCATCACAAATCCTCACAATAGTGAAAATTTACAAAAGGCTGTCCGCCAAGAAATTCTAAATTCATGGAGCCGTTGTCAATCAAACGGGATCAATCCAGAACAACAACAGGCGAGAGCGGCATTAACCTCATTTGAACTTGAAGCACTACTTTCAGAATCTGACCTTTATCATGCAGCGAAGCCGATTATCGATAGTATTTATGATAAATTAATCGGGACCGGCTATTTAATTACTTTAAATGATGAAAGTGGAAAAATGATTTATTTAAAAGGGGAAAAGGACCTTATCAGAAAAACAGAAAAAGTAAATTTTTTACCTGGAATGGACTGGAGTGAAAGTGCAGCAGGTACAAATGCCATCGGGACAAGCATTGTATCTAAAAAGCCGATTCAAGTTTTTTCGGCCGAACACTTCTGTGAAGGCTTCCACCCTATGACCTGTTCCGCATCACCCATCATACATCCCTATACGAAAAATGCTATCGGTGCCATTGACTTCACGGGATTTTGGCCAAGCACACAGCCTCACACGCTTGGGTTAGCCGTTTCCCTCGCCCAAATGATTGAACAGCAGCTTCTGATTATGTATCGAAGAAAATATTCTCAGCTTGAGGACTATTACCATCAATATAGTGGTAAATGGAGGGATCACGCTGCCCTTGTTATTAGCAGTGAAGCCGTTCTGGTTAATGGCGACCAAGCGTTATTGACTGCCTTACATTTGAAGAAAGAAACAACCTTCGATAACCATTTGAAAATGAAAAAACTACTACAAAATCCAGCTCATTTCTTTAAACAAGCAGATACATTTCAATTCATCCATTTAGACCCTATCGTGATTAATAATGAAGAGATTGGTTATGTTGCCCTTTTAAAAAATAAAACCGAAACAGCCTCAAACAGTCTGCACGAATCAAGGCATCACCAGTTGATTGGTGAGTCTGCGGAACTGAAGGATATTTTATATAAATGCCGCCAGATTTCATCAGTCACTACACCAATCTTGTTAACCGGAGAAACAGGGACAGGAAAAGAACTAATTGCCAAATACATTCACGATGTAAGTACCAGATGTGATAAGCCTTTTATCGCGATTAATTGTGGTGCCATCCAGAAGGAGCTGATTGGCAGCGAACTATTCGGTTATGAAAGCGGTACCTTTACCGGTGGAAAAAAGGAAGGAAAGAAAGGAAAATTTGAAGAAGCAAACGGGGGAACGATCTTTTTAGATGAAATTGGAGAAATGCCCTTAGACCTCCAGGTGCACTTGCTACGAGTTCTTCAGGAAAAAGAGTTTACAAGATTAGGCTCTTCCAAAACGATTAAGACAGACGTTAAGGTGATTGCCGCCACACATAGAGACCTAGAGAAGCTGATTGAAGCTGGATTGTTCCGCAGCGATTTATTTTTCAGGCTGAACGTGATTTCCTTTCATGTTCCTCCCCTATCCGAAAGAAAGGCAGACATCCTTCCTATCACGAATCACTATTTACATGTATTTGCCGAAAAATATCACAAGCCTATGCCTTTCCGTTTAGCAGAGAAAACCAAGGATTTCTTTTTAACCTACAGCTGGCCAGGCAATATTAGAGAATTAAGGAACGCCCTCGAGCATGCTGTCATTTTTAGCCTTTCAGCGAAAATTGAACAAAGTGACTTACCTGCCTATCTCGCAAGCTTTCACATACAGACAGAATCCAGTAAAACCGAACATAGCAGCTTATCCATTATGGAAAAAACAGAAAAGGAGCAAATCAGAAAGCTATTGATTCAAAGCAAATGGAATATCTCAGCAGTGGCCAAGGAACTGAAGGTCGCTAGGTCCACCTTATATCGGAAGCTCAAAAAGTATCAATTGCAGGAGGTGGGAAATGCTCCTATCTAA
- a CDS encoding globin domain-containing protein, with protein MSKSNLTTIFDQIGAEKIEELVLAFYPKVYSDPDLSPLFEGDIQEIMRKQRMFLTQFTGGPALYSQEFGPPAMRERHLPFEITPWRAQCWLRCMKEAFEEVGLNQQPAGVLFYSKLEQVAGIMINSA; from the coding sequence GTGAGTAAATCCAATTTAACAACGATATTTGACCAGATCGGTGCAGAAAAGATAGAGGAATTAGTGCTAGCTTTTTATCCAAAGGTATACAGTGATCCGGATTTGAGTCCGTTATTTGAAGGGGATATCCAGGAGATTATGCGAAAGCAACGAATGTTTCTTACTCAATTTACAGGTGGTCCTGCCCTCTACAGTCAGGAATTTGGACCTCCTGCGATGAGAGAGCGTCATCTCCCCTTTGAAATTACGCCATGGCGGGCACAGTGCTGGCTGCGTTGTATGAAGGAAGCGTTTGAAGAGGTTGGACTTAACCAGCAACCAGCAGGAGTGCTTTTTTACAGCAAATTAGAGCAGGTCGCAGGAATTATGATAAATTCAGCATAA
- a CDS encoding hydantoinase B/oxoprolinase family protein, with translation MANTFADVKGKKKGIGWDGKTLKQMRKEMDEISRDTGHYAGLETLPFKESDPIRFEKIYSKLRGGVVHARETAKKVAASPIVEQEGELCFSLYTPEADSIVTSTGIIIHVGTMGAAIKFMIENDYEENPGIADKDIFCNNDNHVGNVHTCDVHTLVPIFWEGEVVGWAGGVTHVIDTGASAPGSMPMGPVQRYDDGYQVTCRKIGQNDTLSKDWLLESTRSVRAVKYWTLDEKTRVAGCHMIRDLVLDVIKEEGVDAYKQFMREIIEDGRRGFVNQVKTMLIPGKYRQASFVDVPFKDLDLPSFAKLNTIIHTPSEITVHKDAKFEIDFEGANRWGWHPFNATPVSITSGIWVMLSQTLVPNDRINDGAYYASKFGIPYGSWFNPDDIRSAHSNTWHALVAAWSPLWRGLSRSYFGRGYLEEVNAGNAHTSNWLMGGGYDQYGQLSAMNSFETSACGVGASAVQDGISHSAALWNPEGDMGDMEIWELLEPLIFLGRQILPGSGGAGKYRGGNGWQSLRLGWGAQEWTMFMAGAGVMATDCGLMGGYPASAGYRFQANKTNIKERIDKGLPIPLGGDVDPDNPTFEENMEAEVVYRDRQAVSTQEQFGDYDVIMNYLRGGPGFGDPLERDPKQVESDLNEKYILLRYAEQVYGCAFTEENGVYTLDLKATKEKRKSIRKQRLERSQPTKEWMEGERTKIMNEDAAIQVKHMYAQSFALSEKFTNEFKDFWSIPEDWMIYEEDLGVPTLGAHINRFKKKK, from the coding sequence TTGGCAAATACATTTGCAGATGTTAAAGGAAAGAAAAAAGGGATTGGCTGGGATGGAAAGACGCTCAAGCAAATGCGGAAGGAAATGGATGAAATCAGTCGGGATACAGGCCATTATGCCGGTTTAGAAACCCTTCCATTTAAGGAAAGTGACCCTATCCGCTTTGAAAAAATTTATTCCAAGCTCCGCGGCGGAGTGGTTCATGCAAGGGAAACGGCGAAAAAGGTAGCCGCATCGCCAATCGTTGAGCAGGAAGGTGAATTATGCTTTAGCTTGTACACCCCTGAAGCCGATTCGATTGTTACCTCCACAGGGATTATTATCCACGTAGGAACGATGGGTGCAGCGATTAAATTTATGATTGAAAACGATTATGAGGAAAATCCAGGGATTGCGGATAAGGATATTTTCTGTAATAACGATAACCATGTCGGAAACGTTCATACGTGTGATGTTCATACACTGGTACCAATCTTCTGGGAGGGAGAGGTTGTCGGCTGGGCCGGAGGCGTGACACACGTAATTGATACAGGAGCCTCTGCACCGGGAAGTATGCCAATGGGTCCTGTGCAGCGATATGATGATGGCTATCAGGTAACGTGCCGAAAAATCGGTCAAAATGATACGTTATCAAAGGACTGGTTGCTTGAAAGTACACGTTCTGTACGTGCGGTGAAATACTGGACATTAGATGAGAAGACTCGTGTGGCTGGCTGTCACATGATTCGTGATCTTGTTTTAGATGTAATCAAAGAGGAAGGCGTCGACGCTTATAAACAATTTATGCGTGAAATTATTGAGGATGGACGCCGCGGCTTCGTCAACCAAGTCAAAACGATGCTTATTCCGGGTAAATATCGACAAGCATCCTTTGTTGACGTTCCATTTAAGGATTTAGATCTTCCATCCTTTGCCAAATTGAACACGATTATCCATACACCATCAGAAATTACCGTTCATAAGGATGCTAAATTTGAAATTGATTTTGAAGGTGCAAATCGTTGGGGCTGGCATCCATTCAATGCGACACCGGTTTCGATTACAAGCGGCATCTGGGTTATGCTTTCCCAAACCCTTGTCCCGAATGACCGTATCAATGATGGAGCCTATTACGCCAGTAAATTTGGCATTCCATATGGATCATGGTTTAACCCAGATGATATACGCTCTGCCCATTCGAATACCTGGCATGCGCTTGTGGCGGCATGGTCACCGCTTTGGCGCGGCTTAAGCCGGTCCTACTTTGGCCGTGGTTATTTAGAGGAAGTGAATGCAGGGAATGCCCATACCTCTAACTGGCTGATGGGTGGAGGCTACGATCAATATGGTCAGTTATCCGCGATGAACAGCTTTGAGACCTCCGCATGTGGTGTCGGGGCTAGTGCGGTTCAGGATGGAATCAGCCACTCGGCTGCCCTCTGGAACCCTGAGGGAGATATGGGTGACATGGAAATTTGGGAGCTCTTAGAACCGCTTATTTTCCTAGGAAGACAAATTTTACCTGGGTCAGGCGGAGCGGGTAAATATCGCGGTGGAAATGGCTGGCAATCGCTTCGACTAGGCTGGGGTGCACAGGAATGGACAATGTTTATGGCCGGTGCCGGTGTCATGGCGACAGACTGCGGGCTCATGGGAGGCTATCCAGCATCTGCAGGCTATCGCTTCCAGGCGAACAAAACAAATATCAAGGAGCGAATTGATAAAGGACTTCCAATCCCATTAGGCGGGGATGTCGACCCTGACAATCCAACCTTCGAGGAAAACATGGAGGCGGAGGTTGTCTACCGTGATCGTCAGGCGGTATCGACGCAGGAGCAGTTTGGTGATTACGATGTGATTATGAACTACCTCCGTGGGGGTCCGGGATTTGGAGATCCGCTTGAGCGTGATCCAAAGCAGGTTGAATCCGATTTGAATGAAAAATATATCCTTCTTCGCTATGCAGAGCAGGTATATGGCTGTGCGTTTACTGAAGAAAATGGTGTTTATACGCTTGATCTGAAAGCGACAAAAGAAAAGCGCAAGAGTATTCGCAAGCAGCGTCTAGAGCGCAGCCAGCCGACAAAAGAGTGGATGGAGGGCGAAAGAACAAAGATCATGAATGAAGACGCCGCTATCCAAGTGAAGCATATGTACGCTCAAAGCTTTGCCTTAAGTGAAAAGTTTACAAATGAGTTTAAGGATTTCTGGAGTATTCCAGAGGATTGGATGATCTATGAAGAGGATTTAGGTGTACCAACACTTGGGGC
- the thrC gene encoding threonine synthase, giving the protein MKYISTRGNVSKIGFIDTVLMGLATDGGLLVPEQIPQFPEEKLQEWSKLSYQELAYEIISYYVDGEIPENELKELIEKSYGTFRASEVTPVVKLKDDMYVLELFHGPTFAFKDVALQFLGNLYSYIAKKTGETINILGATSGDTGASAIEGVRGKEGIRICILHPHGRVSKVQELQMTTVDDESVLNLAIKGTFDDGQRIIKEIFADLDFKNKYHLRAINSINFARILAQTVYYFYAYFQVAKEQDMKALNFSVPTGNFGDIFAGYLAKKMGLPVGKLIVATNENNILERFIKEGVYQPGEFHSTYSPSMDIQVASNFERYLYYLLGENAEAVTSIMEQFKADGKISVNEEQLRQVQADFAAHGVQGETCLNTIGKYFKATNYLLDPHTSCGVAAYEACNEEGEVCVTLSTAHPAKFNEAIERCEIEQTYPEEIQALFNKPQHLEVIEATNEEIYCQLEKHFRSSLADVK; this is encoded by the coding sequence ATGAAATACATTAGTACACGTGGAAATGTAAGTAAAATTGGTTTTATCGATACAGTTCTAATGGGATTGGCTACGGATGGAGGACTGTTAGTTCCGGAACAAATTCCGCAATTCCCGGAAGAGAAGCTACAGGAATGGTCCAAGCTAAGCTATCAGGAATTAGCCTATGAAATCATTTCTTATTATGTGGATGGGGAAATCCCGGAAAACGAACTAAAGGAATTAATTGAGAAGAGCTATGGAACCTTCCGTGCTTCTGAAGTAACGCCAGTTGTTAAGCTGAAGGATGACATGTATGTATTAGAATTATTCCATGGCCCAACCTTTGCCTTTAAGGATGTGGCACTGCAGTTCTTAGGAAATTTATATTCCTATATTGCGAAGAAAACAGGAGAAACCATCAATATTCTTGGGGCTACCTCCGGCGATACTGGTGCATCTGCGATTGAGGGTGTGAGAGGAAAAGAGGGCATCCGCATTTGTATTCTTCATCCGCATGGAAGAGTAAGTAAGGTGCAGGAGCTACAAATGACAACGGTGGATGATGAGAGTGTTTTAAATTTAGCGATTAAAGGAACCTTCGACGATGGACAGCGCATCATTAAGGAGATCTTCGCTGATTTGGATTTCAAAAACAAATACCATCTTCGTGCGATTAATTCTATTAATTTTGCCCGAATTTTAGCACAGACCGTGTATTATTTCTATGCGTATTTCCAAGTGGCAAAGGAACAAGACATGAAAGCTCTTAACTTTAGTGTTCCAACCGGAAACTTTGGCGATATTTTTGCCGGCTATTTAGCAAAGAAAATGGGTCTGCCAGTTGGTAAGCTCATTGTCGCTACAAATGAAAATAATATTTTAGAGCGTTTTATTAAAGAGGGAGTTTACCAGCCGGGTGAGTTCCATAGCACCTACAGTCCTTCGATGGATATTCAGGTTGCCAGCAACTTTGAGCGTTATCTATATTATCTTTTAGGGGAAAATGCAGAGGCTGTTACTTCAATCATGGAGCAATTCAAAGCTGACGGAAAAATTTCGGTCAACGAAGAGCAGCTTCGTCAAGTACAAGCCGATTTTGCAGCACACGGTGTTCAAGGTGAAACATGCTTGAACACAATTGGTAAGTACTTTAAGGCTACGAACTATTTATTAGATCCACATACCTCCTGCGGGGTTGCGGCATATGAAGCATGTAATGAGGAAGGGGAAGTGTGTGTTACACTTTCAACAGCACATCCGGCTAAGTTCAATGAAGCGATTGAGCGCTGTGAGATTGAACAAACCTATCCGGAAGAAATTCAAGCTTTATTCAATAAACCACAGCACTTGGAGGTTATTGAAGCAACCAATGAGGAAATTTATTGTCAGCTTGAAAAGCACTTTCGCTCTTCGCTGGCAGATGTGAAGTAA
- a CDS encoding DUF4395 domain-containing protein — MSEMPRSIPRPLVKTNQSVIVISVLLTWITKMEWILLIPFLAGLSGILFGYNPIMQLAKKFLKKPIKSYIPEDWEQQQFNQKIAVFCLGAGFISFLLGWNTAGNIFTIMVALAAFIAILGFCIGCFILYQWKQYQYRRAQ; from the coding sequence ATGTCCGAAATGCCTCGTTCCATTCCAAGACCACTTGTGAAAACGAATCAATCCGTGATCGTAATTAGTGTATTATTAACCTGGATTACGAAAATGGAATGGATCTTATTGATTCCTTTTCTCGCAGGATTATCAGGAATTCTATTTGGCTATAATCCAATTATGCAGCTAGCAAAAAAGTTTCTCAAAAAACCGATTAAAAGCTATATCCCTGAGGATTGGGAGCAGCAGCAGTTTAATCAGAAAATAGCCGTTTTTTGCTTAGGAGCAGGATTTATTAGCTTCTTATTAGGCTGGAATACAGCAGGCAACATCTTTACAATTATGGTAGCCCTAGCAGCATTCATCGCCATCCTAGGCTTTTGCATCGGCTGCTTCATCCTATATCAATGGAAGCAATATCAATATCGACGTGCACAGTAG